Proteins co-encoded in one Dreissena polymorpha isolate Duluth1 chromosome 12, UMN_Dpol_1.0, whole genome shotgun sequence genomic window:
- the LOC127853945 gene encoding uncharacterized protein LOC127853945 isoform X1 → MSDSGWVNGEVLIKYLEEHFLKFVQRGSGDISQPILLIYDGHASHVSIVNWAREHNVILFVLPPHSSHALQPLDITCFGPFKSIFHNECHLYMAKQRGRVITKYDIADLSGKAYLKSMTPATIQSGFRKAGISPFNPTKVPTEMIVPSKSFPKIIPELPISTMKELLDEKLMETAPKAKLEKPKANKNKTQDKKKKPKMGGKAITEDSTYFLLLEYQQQREENSTKEKNNNIKTKFTQIPPTKHQQRKYRGL, encoded by the coding sequence ATGTCGGATTCTGGATGGGTAAACGGGGAGGTATTGATTAAGTACCTTGAAGAACACTTTCTGAAATTTGTTCAACGAGGATCAGGTGACATTTCCCAACCTATACTGCTCATATATGATGGCCATGCTTCACATGTCTCCATTGTCAACTGGGCAAGAGAGCACAATGTCATACTGTTTGTGCTACCCCCACACAGTTCTCATGCCCTCCAACCATTGGACATTACATGTTTTGGGCCGTTCAAGTCTATTTTCCACAATGAATGCCATCTATACATGGCTAAGCAGAGGGGAAGAGTCATTACAAAATATGACATAGCTGACTTGTCCGGGAAGGCATACTTAAAATCCATGACACCAGCAACAATCCAGTCTGGATTCCGGAAAGCTGGCATATCGCCATTTAATCCGACAAAAGTACCAACAGAAATGATAGTGCCGTCTAAATCATTCCCCAAAATCATTCCAGAATTGCCAATTAGTACCATGAAAGAGCTCCTAGATGAAAAGTTAATGGAAACAGCTCCAAAAGCCAAACTTGAAAAACCAAAAGCTAATAAAAATAAGACACAGGACAAAAAGAAGAAACCAAAAATGGGTGGAAAGGCCATTACAGAAGACTCTACATACTTTCTGCTGCTAGAATACCAACAACAGAGAGAAGAAAATAgcacaaaagaaaaaaacaataatatcaaaacaaaatttacACAAATCCCCCCAACCAAGCACCAGCAAAGGAAATATCGTGGACTCTGA
- the LOC127853945 gene encoding uncharacterized protein LOC127853945 isoform X2, whose product MRQKQKQPIRLMKCKAYSREMMMSAYKAVKDDHLPVDRAAIMYGVPKQTLRDRVLNKVKISSRWGKDSLFTYEEEELLVSHLEGLAQVGYGINRSQLNILAGDLAVKLGRRLTESKLSNNWYYAFLRRWTHRLKVIKPRGLSSTRAAAVTQENIDSYFRDLDAILTKYSLKCKPHLIHNLDETDIQPEHRPSKVIT is encoded by the exons atgcgtcaaaaacag aaacaaCCTATCAGACTGATGAAATGCAAGGCATATTCTAGGGAAATGATGATGAGTGCATACAAGGCAGTGAAAGATGACCATTTGCCAGTTGATAGAGCAGCAATCATGTATGGTGTGCCAAAACAAACACTGAGGGACAGAGTGTTGAACAAAGTCAAGATCAGCTCAAGGTGGGGAAAAGATTCATTATTCACCTATGAAGAAGAAGAACTGCTTGTTAGCCACCTGGAAGGGTTGGCCCAGGTTGGGTATGGCATTAATCGCTCTCAGTTGAACATTCTTGCAGGTGATTTGGCTGTGAAACTGGGTAGACGTTTAACTGAATCCAAACTAAGCAACAACTGGTATTATGCCTTCTTGAGACGATGGACACACAGGCTGAAAGTCATTAAACCAAGGGGTCTTTCATCAACAAGAGCAGCCGCTGTCACACAGGAGAATATTGACAGCTACTTCAGGGATTTGGATGCTATTCTTACCAAGTACTCCCTGAAGTGTAAGCCACATCTAATTCATAATCTGGATGAGACTGACATTCAGCCAGAGCATCGACCATCAAAGGTAATCACATGA